TAATAAGAGGAGTTTCTTCTGGTTGAATACAGGCAGTTGAAGATCTACAAAAATCCTCATCTTCATCTTGTTCATTTTTATAATCTTGATCATCTgttttttcatctttaatttcatcagtTTCGGATTTCTTGCTTTCTTTTTTGGCTATTGATATCTTTGAATCCTCTAGTCTATCTTGGACAAGGGAAATAATCTCATCACATTCATCTTGGTTTAGAGCATTTGGgataataaatatcttaGGATTAACCTTACTGGCAACTATTCTCTGTAAAAGAGCAGGTTTCTTGTTTTTACTAATATCAATTTCGGAATTGTTATTTAATGGCTCGGTACCGATTGTCGCTTGAATACCATGTTGTCTTAATAATTGAGCTGCAGCATTTAGTTGACTAGCGATAAATTGTTGTTGCTGTTGTTTGATCATTGCCTCAATCTTTGACATGTCAGTGGTTGGCTGCATAATATTTGGTTGAATAGACTCTGGAATAACGGCATTTCCCATATTTGGAACAGCTCCAGCTCCAAGATTCACTCCTGGAATATTCATTCCTGAGATATTCAACCCTGCAGCAGTGCCAATTCCTGGAATACCACCAAGAGATCCAAGAGCTGCACTTGAAATCTGATTTGCAGTCTGTGAAGACGAACCTACATCTTTTGTTGGAATTAAATTGGGGTTTCCCAAGAATGCAGCAAGCTGAGGAGTTAGCTGAGATTGTGTAGCTGAAGCAGCTCCAACTGGTAAGTTAGCGCTTCCAGGCATTACACCAGTTACTCCTGTTGGAGCCCCTAAATTCCCTGGGATTCCTGAAATTCCTGGAATTCCAGCAAGAGAACCCAAGGAATGCCCGGCATTGGTAGCCTGGCCCAAGTTTTGTGGAGCAACAGAAGCAGAAGCAGAGGATGGGGATTGCTTGCTCTCAGCTGAATTAGTATTGGAAGCGGTCTgagtattattttgaagTTCGGATAGAGCCAAAGCAATCTTTTGTTTCTGCATCCAAGTAGCCAAGTTCAAATCTTGTCCTTGAATACCACACAAATTAGGTACTCCTGCCTGCATATTTGGAAATTGAATTGGCTGTAAAGTTGGTTTCTGAACATTTAAGCCCAAAGAAGCAAGGACATTGGGGTCTAACGCTCCAACTGGTGGAATGTTATAACTTGTGGTTGTAGAGCTTGGAAtcatattattcaaatttaaggTTGCTCCCAAGGTCTGAGCTGGAATTCCAGAACTAAGACCAAGTCCAAGACTTGGAGTATTCGCTATACCGGGAGGTATCTGGTCTTTTGAAGCATTAATTTGCATTCTCATCATAAATTGTTGTAATTGTTCCATATTCATTGCAGACATTGGGAATTGAGATGTGGGGATGTTTGTTGCTGTAACTCCACTTCCTGGCTTTCCTACTTGAGTATTATCAGCTGTAATTCCTGTTCCACTAGTTTGCCcttgtaataaattattagtttCTAATTTTGAAGTATCTGATTCTGAAATAGGTACCATATTAATATAGGTACCTAATAACTTAGGTTCTGGCGGTGTGACTCCTCTAATAACATTCTTTGTTTCTTCATTAACgcttgaattattttcagaCATATTTAAAAGTCTTATTATTTCAGCTTAGCAGTTTTGTTCAACTTTAATTTccttaaattaatataaaataatgaaaatagcAATATCTATAACGTATTAAAGCAAATTTTAATGTCTTTAGTACTTAAAAGCTCAAAACCTAAATCAACAGtaattttatctttttattCAGGCCTTTAATTTAACCAAAAAACTGAaatatctttttaaatatattaacatGGGGCCCCCTCAAAAATCTAAAAAGTTGGCGCCTTTTCGGTTCTAATGTTATAAAACCTGCAACCctggaaaaaataaaataattttttgaatgtAACAAAAGTgtgatgaaaaaaatatatacgaattgaataaatagaGAATAGTGTGCTTACTAATATAAGTTTAGGTAAAAACTAggaattatatattttgaattttgtAAATTATCTAACAAATTGTCTATTGTCATTTTTATCTCTAACACCATATGGATTAGAAGCAGAAAATTTATGGCCGGATTTAAAATATGGATTGCTACTTTTATTCTTAGATTTGTTACCTGCATTTCTAGAAGCTTTTCCACCcgattttaaatttaagtCAACTTTAGGAGGCGTACTGAACCCAAAACTGAATGCAATTTGCTGTAAATCAAGAGAATATACATTAAATGCATCTTTGAGTGCATGAGAAGCATAAGAATGTAAATATGCTCTGTAGGCATCTCTAGCTGAACAGTGGAGATGATAGTTCTTTTCAATAAGCCTTTCGAGCTGATTTTGAACATTAGcaactttattttttccaaaaacATATTCATTTAATGGAATATTCATCTTTTTAAGATATTGAAGGAAGGCAATTTCTTCAGGAAGAAGGAATAATAAGGCTTTTCCAGTACCACCAGCTCCTCTTGCGGTTCTTCCAACTCTATGAATATATTCTCTAGGATCATCAGGAGGGTCATATTGAACAATCCAATCAACATTTGGAATATCTAAACCCCTTGCAGCAACATCAGtacataataataaaccTTTATCAGCTGAACAAAAATCATAATAAGTTTGCATTCTAGAAGTTTGTTTCTTCTTTCCATGTATTGATGAGCAAGTTAAATCTacataattaaataattcttcatgAAATTTGGTTGACATACAGCTACTAAAGAAGACCATAACTTTTTTATCTCTATTCTTCTTAAGAAATGTATATAATAGCAAGAATCTTTGATTAGCTTGAGCTATAACATATCCTTGCTCAAGTCCTGAAACTGTTGCAATAGAAGAAGTATTTTTAGATTCAACAAGAACTGGATTTTTAAGTGAAAGTCTAACAAGATCAGCAACTTTAGTTGTCTGAGTAGCAGAAAAAAGAGAAGTTTGTCTTTCTTTTGGaagtaatttaataatttgattcatttcttcttcaaaacCAATTTCTAGAATTCGATCAGCTTCATCTATAACTagattcaataaatttttaaataagaattgTTTTGTATTCTGTAAGTGATCTAAAAGTCTTCCAGGAGTAGCCACTAATATATTAACACCTTTAGAAAGCTTTTCTGCTTCAGTTCTCCTATTTGCTCCTCCCATAACCAAACCATGAGTTTGTggtaaatatttacaaagcTCTCTGCATACTTCATAAATTTGGAGACTTAATTCTCTAGTTGGTGAAATGACAATAACACCAGTTCCATTTCTAGGTAAGAATTCTACATTATATAGTAGATTTGCCGCAGGAATTAAGAACGCTAAAGTCTTACCTGAACCAGTCTTTGCAGCTCCTAAAACATCCTTACCATTTAAAATTCGAGGAATTGCTTTTGCTTGAATTTCTGTCATAGTTTCCATCCCCATTTCTTTAAGGGCTTTTTTTAGTTGGTCACAAATATTTGatgattcaaatttcaCATCACTAAAATATTCTGATGacttttcattttcatttgtaTTGTTTTCgttctttttttgttcCTCCCCAGACATCTTGACAAttttaagtaatttaaaatatttcttcttttcttattatttttcccaagaaaaaatgaatcctagattatctttttttttcaattgtCAAAATCTGACGATCTTTTacttaattattattatttggaaatatttgttCTCCATTGGCGCcaatattaaaatcttAGAGAGGAAATATTTACTtctaaagaaagaaagagagaaaagaaaaggaatttttttcttagaTAACTTCAGTGCGGAATCTAGGTAATCTTGACATATTATAGAATTTAACATAAAAATAAACACATAAACATTTAGATATACTAAATTGTTTCATATAGTGtgaaataagaaatttaatttttttttttcagaCATTTAGTTTCTAATTAAACAAGAAAGATCACACTATTTTCTGTAGGAGAATTTTTAACTGTTTAATATAAAACTTTAAGTAAATgggaattaattttaaacatattattattatcttttcttttaattgcACTTTTACATGAAAATTgcaaacaaaaaaaaattaatggtCAGATTTACCCGCCTAGGCGCCAATTCCAATTTGAAGTAATTTTGAGACAGCTGTCTCAaaaattttctaatatttaaGTTACTCCATGATTAgagtaataaattatttgttaaGTGTGATTTTGCGGCACTAACTAAATATTATAAGAATTGATAGTCCAAtttgtatatttataaagTATGTGTCTCAGtatgattaatattagttaaagtaaatttattaggtttgttatataaaaataagcTAAATTTAACTAGGGTAATTTATTTCTCAGACGTTATTTTCaagaggaaaaaaaaaataaaatttggtTGACCCGAAGTTAATCATAAAGAATTGTTTTTCAAGAGATTCTTTAAGAAATGACAACAAGGTaagtaatataaaaatttaagcAGATTAACAATAGGATGCTTTGTTTAAAGGATCAAGATTATGATCCTCTACAAGACTCTTTAGTCTATTACGTAACAATCTCCAATTGTTGATCTGTTTTATACATTAATTAAACATTTCTAACtaatatttatctttatAATTCTAGATTCAAGAAGAACAGAAAGAAGAGAGGACACGTATCAGCCGGTCATGGTCGTGTAGGTAAACACAGAAAGCATCCTGGTGGTCGTGGTGCTTGTGGTGGTTTAACACATAAGAGAAACTGGTTTGACAAGTACCATCCAGGCTACTTTGGTAAAGTTGGTATGAGATATTTCCACAAAAGGCTAAACAAGATGTACTGTCCTACTGTCAATGTTGAAAAGTTATGGACTTTGGTGTCAAAGAACACTCTTGAACACTACAAGTACAATAACAAGACTGACAAGGCTCCAATTATTGACTGTACTAAGTCTGGTATCTTTAAGGTCTTAGGTGGAGGTAATCTACCCAATCTTCCAGTTGTTGTCAGAGCTAGACACTTCTCTAAGAAGGCtgagaagaaaattaaGGAGGCCGGTGGTATCTGCGTATTAAGTGGATAAACATATAGGCTAGAATATGTAAAGGGTGGTTTATCAATAATCATCTTTGAATAACTTGTATTTAATCCAGAGTTCAAACATCTAGAAGCTTTAGTGTATAATTACTATAGCCTAACAAGTTATagtaatatattcattcagcttgaaatatttttttttaaccaCCCTTTTATTTTGGGAGATTACTATATTTAGTCTTCTCCTTTATTTTAAAGGAGAGATGCACTTTACTATGGACAATACAAGTCTTTGAACATTATAACTAGTAGTGGTGCTGCTTTTATTTTCTACTATGAACTTAAAATCTAGTACATTATTTCTATATGTTTTTTACTCCTATCTTTTCTTCCCTTTCTTCAAACTAACTAGTACTCTTGTCTAAGTTATTGTCCATGAATTTAAAGAGGAATTAATTTTGCCGCCCATACATTCAATCAGGTGTgcatattatttaatataattattatttgaattatatacATGCATTATTTTAGAGttcttttttcaaaaaaagtgtcattttaatcttttattaacaTTCTAATTAATACAAACCTTTGTTatcttaataatatacaTGTAATAATTCTTACTTGTCAATTTTACGAACATATTTAAACTCCTTGCATGATTTTTAGTGGCTTAGATCTATTATTAAGGTATCTAGCGCCAACCTCTAATCCGAGAAGAGGACTTTAGGCGgacaaaaataattatgtttttttgaataagtTAAATTGTtggcaaaaaaaaaaaaaaaaaaggttAAATCAGTATTGACTTTTGgttattataaaataactttttttttgaaattcagGTTCATATATCAAGTATTCAACAAAAGTTTATATGGACAGTCTTTGTGagtattatttcaaaacttACAAGTAATTAATAAGTTTCGAAGGAATTAAAAGTTTGCATTACATTTGTACATAATTAGAAAAACAATTCTATAAACTATAAGGTATTCTTTATAAATATCTTAATAGAGGGAtacaatatatatattaataaagagaTTCAAAGAAATAGGTGGATAACCTGAACGCAAATCTCATTTTGACGAGATTTTTCCAAcgttaattattttttccattatttactcgaatttttttttgccgTCCATTTCATTATagaataaaatttaaaaaaagaaagaaaaatgcAAGGTGTTAATGTAAATGTTTATAATAGACAAAAGTCCTATGGAACTACATCAGCCGGACATGCTTATGGTATGACATCAGGACTTTCCATGCAAACAGTGCAAGATATGGCAGGTGTTTCTGGAAGTTATATGAATACTGATACATTTTCAACTAAAGATTATGCTGATCCAATCATATTTGACAATAAGAAATCGTTCTTTAATAgcattaaatttaaaagatttaaaaaaagatatgCAGGAGTTTTAGGGTTTGctattttaatttgtttcttGATTGGTTTTTActtgattttattttcagcAAAACATCCAACTTCTAAGatatctaaaaataaatctgTTTTTGAAGATGAACATATACAATTTACTCATGATGATTTTCTTGGACATAGTGGTGCTAGACATggattaaattcaaatgaaaaagatTCTCATAGTAATGATTGGTCagattttgaagatgattGGATTGATGAACATGATTTCTTAGAGGAAGAGATTGATGATGTTGAAGATTCTGAACATGGACATTCTCATTACGCTAAAATGATTAATGAAATGGATAGTCATCATCATGATAATGGTTCTCCTATAGAAACTTCATTTGATGCATCGCCAAAACCACTCAAAAGTACAGATGATTTGGATACtcataaaaataatgagcAAGTCATACAAACTACTGATAAACTTCCAAATGAAGTTCATGGTACAGTTCCACCAAAACCATTAACTGAGATACCTTCTCATGAAGAAAGTATTGTTTACTTCCCAAAAACAATTCATTTACTTGGAAGAATTGGTGATGACTCAGCAGTTAATGGTAAATACAATGTAATGATGCATCCTTATCATGAAGAAAGTCCTTGGATTCATGGTGGAAGACTAATTTGGTATAAGACAGGAAAGAACTcttctaataattattatatattttacgAAAAGAAGTTACATAATTGGGTTTTGACAGATAAATTTGATCTTGATAATCCAAATCCTATAGCCTTTTTACCAGATCATGGAGTAATGCCAGTTAAAGGAGTTGGTAAACATGGATGCAAAGCTCAACATTACTGGTATTTCAGAGAAAAAACTTCAGATAATTCTCATAAACTTGTAATGGATAGATCAGTTTTAGTTACTGACAATGGAATTTTACTTGATTCACTTCCAGATCACGAACATAGAAAAGGACCATCTACAAATCAAGAAGTGATAGGACTCAAATTGCACAAGAACCAAATACATATAGATCACAAGTACTATAGTGACAAGTATTCTGGTAGACACCAAATTGATAATCCCTACTAATTATATTGCAAAAGCAGTCGTTACTTATATACAAAACTATTACTAATCTATAAATAATGGTTAATAACATTAAGAAGATAACATTTTATCTCCTCTATACTTGATCTTactgaattaataaatcctTTCTTAATGATATAATTAGATTTCTTTCactaattgaaatttttatataGAAATATGTTTTTTGTTTCATTAAATGGTAATTTTGACAAATATTTTCCATCTTTCTTCATCTCATATTCTCCTTTTTGACTTTGgtatttgtttattaagTGAATTTTAATCCAATTCTAAAACGATTTTTCATTAGTTTTATTAAACTAATTCTGAGTCAGTAAAGTTAGGAATTTAATAGCTTGACTACATACAAATGTATCAGGTATTTTTTCTGGTGGTATAACtaaaaattcttcattattatctttaacAAAACCACATGCCATTAAAATCTCTATTGATCCTTGGTATTTGAGTACTTTTGACTCAAAAGTTGGGTTCTTTAAACGAATTCTCTTATACTTTTCTTCATAAGGATGACTATGAACATTGTTAATATATGTTTTAAGTAGATTAAAGCATGTCATTATACCCTGTAAATCTTTTGATCTATATTCTTTATTCATTCGATTACAATAATATGCAaccttttctttatttcctttTGGAACTTCGTTTGTTTTTTCTTCAGGATAAGGACATCCAAATCTTTCTTCCCATTCTTCCTTAAGTAAGCTTAATTGACGTTGTCTTTCAACTTCATGAgcattcttttctttagctgctttttcaatatttcgAATCCTTTCTGCTTCTTCAAGCTTTCTTTGAGCTTCTAATAATTGCTTTGTAGAAGCTATTCTACGTTTTTCtttctcaatttcttcttctttttctctttgTATACGTAATTCTCTAGCTCTTCTTTGCAATTCTTTTGCTTTTTCAAGAGCTTCTTCATCTGTTAATTTGGGTGCCCCTGGAATGCTATCAGAACcagaaatttcaattatagGTTCCTTAATAGAATCATCCTTAGAATTCTCTTCAAGCCAAGTTACTGCATTTTCTAGTCCTTTATTTCTAGTAAAGAAAATGGCTTTTTCTGATTCTACTTGGCCAAAACCCATTTCCATTAAAGAGTTAAGTAGGTTTTTATCAAcgtaattttttatatcaTCACAATTATCACTAATATTTGTTGGTTTTTCAGTATCTGTCATTTTTGACTCTAATACTattctttatattattaataattttaaaaatcttGTATAATTTTGTTTGTTGATTGTaaacaattaattcaagattatacctttttttttaacaagcctaataaacaaaattacAAGCTTTTATTATGAATTCTTGAACTTTATCTCTATTTATatgaaatttaaataaatattatttataatataaatttaaataatatttatatttttttattagatCGAGTTTATGAcgtaattattattatttttttttttaaataatttattgcCATTACGTGTCCCGTTTTACCGGCATGTAAATCTTAAACTGGTTTTCCCCCCACTTGCAAgggaaaaaattaataacattacacgtaataaaaatattaatagttttgtgggaaaaaaaaaattggaaattataatatagaCTAAGACTaattaaattcaagaaCTATCTATGATGTACTGagtttttcttttttaccAAGAAAAATTTCTGTTTGAAGTTTGAATTAAGtaattcttttcaataGTGCATTTTGGAGGGATTTACTTACCTAccttaaatatatattaatcaattaatgTATAACAGTCTATTACTAAGATTTATTAACAATtagatattgaaatttcaaagGTAAATGGCAAGATTATCACTACATCcaagaatatttgaatccGAGTATTCGGCAGAAACAGTAAGTTCAAAAGGAAGTTTTGATCattagattttttttttttctattggTCTATCTTCTATATAcctattttttctttttttttgaacCAAATTACTCTcatataaaattattgaaataggataattatttagaagaaaatgtatcaaatttgaataaaaatggCTGGTCTGGAAGGAAGATACAAAAATCAGTTTTACCAAATAAAAGAAGATCTATTTCTATTGGACAAAGTAGAAATGATGACTCTGAAACTACTAGACTTTCAAGAACATCTATCAATTTGAAGGGACAAATAgatcaaaataaatcatttttttcaaaaagcTCGTCAGATCAACTACCAAATGAAGAACTTGATAAGCTTTGTAATCAATGCTTAAATCTACTTAgacaaaataaaatatcttcaaaGAATGCATTTGATATCCTTCTAATTGATCACTTAAATGATATTGTAAATGTACAAGATTCTcaaaatgaagaagaaaaatcaaatataattaaaaaagaaaacaaagaGAATGTTTCtaaaattaacaataattcaaaagaaaagaatattgaaatagaTAAATCAAAGATGAATAAAGGAGAATTTCATAATGAGATGATAAGCTCAGAAACAACCTCTCAGGATActaattttcaaaaattccAAAGAGCTGCAGTAACATTGGAAGCATCAGCTAGAATATATGGATATAGAGTAGATTCGACATTTGATAATGCTTATAGGATTTTATCTAACATAAAAAGTGGACAAATTTTAGCTAGAAATGATTCAGATTgtgaagaagatgaaaaagATCAGCAAGAAGATGATTCTTCTGGTAATAGATTAGAAGAGTCAAgtaagaagaaaaaatataaaagaaacttgattttttctggagaaaataatactatAGTGAGCAATCCAGAATCTATTACATTAAAGGAGTTTGAAAAAACTAAAGAAATGAGTGAGAAGCcattttttgttaattttttgaatgatAAGGTTAAAATAGATAATATTAGATTTGGATTAGactataataatattggttcaatttcatcaatgCTAATGAATAACTTGGAATTGAAAGattcattatataataGAGACAAATCAGCTTCACTTacatttaatatatcagGAAGGaataatttgataaatagtaataacTTTTCATGTTCAACAATTTGTAAAGATGAATTATTCAAAGTAAATAAGAAAACATTGGATTTACTTCTTCCAAAtccaaatgaaaattttggCAAGgatattagtaatattgTTTGCCCAAATTTATCAAGGatttttgattcaattcaagaaattaCAGAGAATTATGGTGATATTAAACAAGTTAAAGATTCAACTTCTATTGAGGAAT
This is a stretch of genomic DNA from Cryptosporidium parvum Iowa II chromosome 3, whole genome shotgun sequence. It encodes these proteins:
- a CDS encoding DEAD/DEAH box ATP-dependent RNA helicase, encoding MSGEEQKKNENNTNENEKSSEYFSDVKFESSNICDQLKKALKEMGMETMTEIQAKAIPRILNGKDVLGAAKTGSGKTLAFLIPAANLLYNVEFLPRNGTGVIVISPTRELSLQIYEVCRELCKYLPQTHGLVMGGANRRTEAEKLSKGVNILVATPGRLLDHLQNTKQFLFKNLLNLVIDEADRILEIGFEEEMNQIIKLLPKERQTSLFSATQTTKVADLVRLSLKNPVLVESKNTSSIATVSGLEQGYVIAQANQRFLLLYTFLKKNRDKKVMVFFSSCMSTKFHEELFNYVDLTCSSIHGKKKQTSRMQTYYDFCSADKGLLLCTDVAARGLDIPNVDWIVQYDPPDDPREYIHRVGRTARGAGGTGKALLFLLPEEIAFLQYLKKMNIPLNEYVFGKNKVANVQNQLERLIEKNYHLHCSARDAYRAYLHSYASHALKDAFNVYSLDLQQIAFSFGFSTPPKVDLNLKSGGKASRNAGNKSKNKSSNPYFKSGHKFSASNPYGVRDKNDNRQFVR
- a CDS encoding 60S ribosomal protein L27A or L27a (transcripts identified by EST) translates to TFLTNIYLYNSRFKKNRKKRGHVSAGHGRVGKHRKHPGGRGACGGLTHKRNWFDKYHPGYFGKVGMRYFHKRLNKMYCPTVNVEKLWTLVSKNTLEHYKYNNKTDKAPIIDCTKSGIFKVLGGGNLPNLPVVVRARHFSKKAEKKIKEAGGICVLSG
- a CDS encoding PUG domain fused to an UBA domain, with protein sequence MTDTEKPTNISDNCDDIKNYVDKNLLNSLMEMGFGQVESEKAIFFTRNKGLENAVTWLEENSKDDSIKEPIIEISGSDSIPGAPKLTDEEALEKAKELQRRARELRIQREKEEEIEKEKRRIASTKQLLEAQRKLEEAERIRNIEKAAKEKNAHEVERQRQLSLLKEEWEERFGCPYPEEKTNEVPKGNKEKVAYYCNRMNKEYRSKDLQGIMTCFNLLKTYINNVHSHPYEEKYKRIRLKNPTFESKVLKYQGSIEILMACGFVKDNNEEFLVIPPEKIPDTFVCSQAIKFLTLLTQN
- a CDS encoding membrane associated protein (transcripts identified by EST), with translation MQGVNVNVYNRQKSYGTTSAGHAYGMTSGLSMQTVQDMAGVSGSYMNTDTFSTKDYADPIIFDNKKSFFNSIKFKRFKKRYAGVLGFAILICFLIGFYLILFSAKHPTSKISKNKSVFEDEHIQFTHDDFLGHSGARHGLNSNEKDSHSNDWSDFEDDWIDEHDFLEEEIDDVEDSEHGHSHYAKMINEMDSHHHDNGSPIETSFDASPKPLKSTDDLDTHKNNEQVIQTTDKLPNEVHGTVPPKPLTEIPSHEESIVYFPKTIHLLGRIGDDSAVNGKYNVMMHPYHEESPWIHGGRLIWYKTGKNSSNNYYIFYEKKLHNWVLTDKFDLDNPNPIAFLPDHGVMPVKGVGKHGCKAQHYWYFREKTSDNSHKLVMDRSVLVTDNGILLDSLPDHEHRKGPSTNQEVIGLKLHKNQIHIDHKYYSDKYSGRHQIDNPY
- a CDS encoding prolyl 4-hydroxylase alpha subunit; translation: MSENNSSVNEETKNVIRGVTPPEPKLLGTYINMVPISESDTSKLETNNLLQGQTSGTGITADNTQVGKPGSGVTATNIPTSQFPMSAMNMEQLQQFMMRMQINASKDQIPPGIANTPSLGLGLSSGIPAQTLGATLNLNNMIPSSTTTSYNIPPVGALDPNVLASLGLNVQKPTLQPIQFPNMQAGVPNLCGIQGQDLNLATWMQKQKIALALSELQNNTQTASNTNSAESKQSPSSASASVAPQNLGQATNAGHSLGSLAGIPGISGIPGNLGAPTGVTGVMPGSANLPVGAASATQSQLTPQLAAFLGNPNLIPTKDVGSSSQTANQISSAALGSLGGIPGIGTAAGLNISGMNIPGVNLGAGAVPNMGNAVIPESIQPNIMQPTTDMSKIEAMIKQQQQQFIASQLNAAAQLLRQHGIQATIGTEPLNNNSEIDISKNKKPALLQRIVASKVNPKIFIIPNALNQDECDEIISLVQDRLEDSKISIAKKESKKSETDEIKDEKTDDQDYKNEQDEDEDFCRSSTACIQPEETPLIRQIENRLGILVDSSNLYMEPILVHKYSVNDYIKEHHDGDNRTHTISVFLSDVENGGELDFPYAGIKIKPKKGFAVVWPNIDSQGKLDYTTVHAVNKITQATVEDCKDENQTEESKEHPESTPSSYLLYLHVNKEPVRLGFEASQAMQQVIQSENLKTDDSPKVITQVTYPTPQDKKTEE